A window of Zingiber officinale cultivar Zhangliang chromosome 5A, Zo_v1.1, whole genome shotgun sequence contains these coding sequences:
- the LOC121982215 gene encoding uncharacterized protein LOC121982215 isoform X2, with protein sequence MLAATSKPPVLNISIFSKIESDQIKGFFSTVKDEAIFFKSVTTIPQEGRIRILQELQAMPVLIHIYGLVSFLVVKDEYARPQRPCQPVSEPIQRR encoded by the exons ATGCTCGCAGCCACTTCAAAGCCTCCAGTGCTCAACATCTCCATCTTCTCCAAGATCGAAAGCGACCAAATCAAG GGTTTCTTTTCAACTGTCAAAGATGAGGCTATCTTCTTCAAATCTGTCACCACAATACCACAAGAAG GGAGAATAAGAATCTTACAGGAACTGCAAGCTATGCCAGTGTTAATACACATATACGGATTGGTGAGTTTCTTGGTggtaaaagacgaatacgctcgtccccagcGCCCCTGCCAACCTGTCTCAGAGCcaatacagaggaggtaa
- the LOC121982215 gene encoding uncharacterized protein LOC121982215 isoform X1: MVAVLEMRLGSRVLFLLHRVSFQLSKMRLSSSNLSPQYHKKKWSNRVTSMTSSRSDLLIGRIRILQELQAMPVLIHIYGLVSFLVVKDEYARPQRPCQPVSEPIQRR; encoded by the exons ATGGTTGCAGTACTTGAGATGAGGTTAGGATCTAGGGTTTTGTTCTTATTGCATAGGGTTTCTTTTCAACTGTCAAAGATGAGGCTATCTTCTTCAAATCTGTCACCACAATACCACAAGAAG AAATGGAGCAATCGAGTAACTAGCATGACATCTTCACGTTCTGATTTGTTGATTG GGAGAATAAGAATCTTACAGGAACTGCAAGCTATGCCAGTGTTAATACACATATACGGATTGGTGAGTTTCTTGGTggtaaaagacgaatacgctcgtccccagcGCCCCTGCCAACCTGTCTCAGAGCcaatacagaggaggtaa